Proteins from one Planctomyces sp. SH-PL62 genomic window:
- a CDS encoding inositol monophosphatase family protein, which produces MRDETDYTRELELVKDLAREAAELALKRSRSVTPVEKANNSYVTDLDNDLEKFIRARLGAAFPDDLLTGEEYAPEGGEGPRRWSIDPIDGTGNLVHGLPLWAVSIGLIEADVPVLGVIAVPPLGELYWAVKGQGAFRDGERLRVKDADAFHLQDNVCLGTNAMRKVDPRSMPGRLRDLGSACCEQVFVASGRLKASVFLGEQAHDVAAGVVIAGEAGCVFGTLEEGRLEATDVVMRTPIAVPTFVAPPRLLDAMLKSARPYPAPKLS; this is translated from the coding sequence ATGAGGGACGAGACGGATTACACCCGGGAACTGGAGTTGGTGAAGGATCTGGCCCGCGAGGCCGCCGAACTGGCCCTGAAACGGTCGCGAAGCGTGACCCCGGTCGAGAAGGCGAACAACAGCTACGTCACCGACCTGGACAACGACCTGGAGAAGTTCATCCGCGCCCGCCTCGGCGCCGCGTTCCCGGACGATCTCCTCACCGGCGAGGAATACGCCCCGGAGGGGGGCGAAGGCCCCCGACGCTGGTCCATCGACCCCATCGACGGGACCGGCAACCTCGTCCACGGCCTCCCCTTGTGGGCCGTCAGCATCGGCCTGATCGAGGCCGACGTCCCGGTGCTGGGCGTGATCGCCGTCCCGCCGCTGGGCGAGCTCTACTGGGCGGTGAAGGGCCAGGGCGCCTTCCGCGACGGCGAGCGCCTGCGCGTCAAGGACGCCGACGCCTTCCACCTCCAGGACAACGTCTGCCTGGGGACCAACGCCATGCGCAAGGTCGACCCGCGCTCCATGCCGGGCCGGCTCCGCGACCTGGGGAGCGCCTGCTGCGAGCAGGTCTTCGTCGCCTCCGGCCGGCTCAAGGCCTCCGTCTTCCTGGGCGAGCAGGCGCACGACGTGGCCGCCGGCGTGGTCATCGCCGGCGAGGCCGGCTGCGTCTTCGGGACGCTCGAAGAGGGCCGGCTGGAGGCCACCGACGTGGTCATGCGGACGCCGATCGCCGTCCCCACGTTCGTCGCCCCGCCGCGGCTCCTGGACGCCATGCTCAAATCGGCGCGGCCCTACCCCGCGCCCAAACTCTCCTGA
- a CDS encoding S8 family peptidase, with translation MHRRTAARRVSRKAQPLVERLDARVVLSSAVGLPTVQPSYPTDPQFGLQWGLNNRSDVDVDAPEAWRTTAGSSSTIVAVLDSGIDLNNPEFRGRLWINPTASRRGRAVHGWNFVAGSGDVQDDYGHGTHVAGVLGAAANDGRGIVGVDRNARIMVLKVLDSRGGGTPEVAAAALIFAVDNGAKVVNASWATDTYSQTLYDAVAYADARGVVVVTAAGNEASDDDLRPVYPAAFDLPNILVVTAVDSSGNLADFANYGATTVDVAAPGVGIYSTFASRSRYATLSGTSMAVPFATGVVSLVAGLHPDWSAERLVEHVKATARPLASLTGRTTTGGLVSAAGAVGVAGSGPNGDVYVAGSQASPRRIAARGLRPAVARGLRGAAVAPVWRATPASHLVGMRAAGAS, from the coding sequence ATGCATCGCCGCACCGCCGCCCGGCGCGTCTCGCGCAAGGCCCAGCCGCTCGTCGAGCGGCTCGACGCTCGCGTGGTCCTCAGCAGCGCGGTCGGCCTCCCGACGGTCCAGCCGAGCTACCCGACCGACCCCCAGTTCGGCCTGCAATGGGGCCTGAACAACCGGTCCGACGTCGACGTCGACGCCCCCGAGGCGTGGCGGACGACCGCCGGCTCCTCCTCGACGATCGTCGCGGTGCTCGATTCGGGGATCGACCTGAACAACCCCGAGTTCAGGGGGAGGCTCTGGATCAACCCCACGGCGTCGCGCCGGGGTCGCGCCGTCCACGGTTGGAATTTCGTGGCCGGTTCCGGCGACGTCCAGGACGATTACGGCCACGGCACCCACGTCGCCGGGGTGCTCGGGGCCGCCGCGAACGACGGCCGGGGGATCGTCGGCGTCGATCGGAACGCCCGGATCATGGTCTTGAAGGTCCTGGACTCCCGAGGGGGCGGGACCCCGGAAGTCGCCGCGGCCGCCCTGATCTTCGCCGTCGACAATGGGGCGAAGGTCGTCAACGCGAGCTGGGCCACCGACACCTACAGCCAGACGCTTTACGACGCCGTCGCCTACGCCGACGCCAGGGGGGTGGTGGTCGTGACCGCCGCCGGCAACGAGGCGTCGGACGACGACCTCCGCCCGGTCTATCCCGCCGCCTTCGATCTCCCCAACATCCTGGTCGTGACCGCCGTCGATTCCTCCGGGAACCTGGCCGATTTCGCGAACTACGGCGCGACCACGGTCGACGTCGCCGCGCCCGGCGTCGGGATCTACAGCACGTTCGCATCGCGGTCCCGCTACGCGACGCTCTCCGGCACGTCGATGGCCGTCCCGTTCGCCACGGGCGTCGTCTCGCTCGTCGCGGGCCTCCATCCCGACTGGTCGGCCGAACGCCTCGTCGAGCATGTGAAGGCGACCGCCCGCCCCCTGGCGAGCCTGACCGGACGGACGACGACGGGAGGGCTCGTGAGCGCGGCGGGGGCCGTCGGCGTCGCGGGCTCGGGGCCGAACGGGGACGTGTACGTCGCCGGCTCCCAGGCGAGTCCCCGGCGGATCGCCGCCCGCGGCCTCCGTCCGGCCGTCGCCCGGGGCCTTCGCGGCGCGGCCGTCGCGCCCGTCTGGCGAGCGACCCCGGCCTCCCACCTCGTCGGCATGCGGGCGGCGGGGGCGTCGTGA
- a CDS encoding ComEC/Rec2 family competence protein, which translates to MKFLVRRRFLALLTLTVAIVGLAAPAYAQWPSRSRSAQILAVDVLDVGQGDAILVRSPEGKTALIDAGPTRDGAAQLLRDKGIEAIDIVVVTHHHLDHHGGMETVVREFRPRYFVATNSSHTSKSYLKLLQTVKSEGVTAVVPTSKPRRIELGSVSLTILPQPPEDPKEENDNSIGIRLQYGGFSMLMTGDSEPPSRRWWTANCPELLRDCSVLKLAHHGSHNGTDASWLDLVRPEMAVVSVAKINSYGHPHSETLELLRATQIPLVRTDQWGTITLVSDGETWNLVSSSLARRRSPRDDSRIANGASERVGARSSRRR; encoded by the coding sequence GTGAAGTTCCTCGTTCGCCGCCGATTCCTGGCCCTCCTGACGCTGACGGTCGCGATCGTCGGCCTGGCCGCGCCAGCTTACGCGCAATGGCCCTCCCGGTCCCGGTCCGCCCAGATCCTGGCCGTCGACGTCCTGGACGTCGGCCAGGGAGACGCGATCCTGGTCCGCTCGCCCGAGGGGAAGACCGCGCTCATCGACGCCGGCCCGACCCGAGACGGCGCGGCGCAGCTCCTCAGGGACAAGGGGATCGAGGCGATCGACATCGTCGTGGTAACCCACCACCACCTGGACCACCACGGCGGGATGGAGACGGTCGTCCGCGAGTTCCGCCCCAGGTACTTCGTCGCCACCAATTCCTCGCACACCTCCAAGAGCTACCTCAAGCTCCTCCAGACGGTGAAATCCGAGGGCGTCACCGCCGTCGTCCCCACCTCCAAGCCCCGTCGCATCGAGCTGGGCTCGGTCAGCCTCACGATCCTCCCCCAGCCCCCGGAGGACCCCAAGGAGGAGAACGACAACTCGATCGGGATCCGCCTCCAGTACGGCGGCTTCTCCATGCTCATGACCGGCGACAGCGAGCCCCCCTCGCGACGGTGGTGGACGGCCAACTGCCCGGAACTCCTCCGCGATTGCTCGGTCCTCAAGCTGGCCCATCACGGCAGCCACAACGGCACCGACGCCTCGTGGCTCGACCTCGTCCGTCCCGAGATGGCCGTCGTCAGCGTGGCCAAGATCAACAGCTACGGCCATCCCCACTCCGAGACCCTCGAACTGCTCCGCGCGACCCAGATCCCCCTCGTCCGCACCGACCAGTGGGGGACGATCACCCTGGTCAGCGACGGCGAGACCTGGAACCTCGTCTCCTCCTCCCTGGCCCGCCGTCGCTCTCCTCGCGACGACTCCCGCATTGCAAACGGGGCCTCCGAACGCGTCGGCGCGCGATCCTCCCGCCGACGGTGA
- a CDS encoding alpha/beta hydrolase, which yields MSWSHRPPVVALSALTLLVAPLALDGFERLRDRMAALSSISHRPDRAGLRYGPFERNVLDLWLPTGPLVGPPRPAPVVIFFHGGGFLGGDKSSVPAWLIRRCRERGIAVASANYRFSRQAPYPAPMRDGGRAVQYLREHAVELGIDGDRIAGSGNSAGAGIVLWLAFHPDLADPSDPDPVARRSSRLACTAVIGAQTSYDPRFIKQRIGGRAADHVAIRPFFGLAPGADLNDPALDALYRDASPLTHVGPGAPPAFLAYSEPRAPLSEDDPPGRGIHHPEFGVALKERLDPMGIECVLVHDDDYRDRPDPEDGVPRDFVAFLARRLGL from the coding sequence ATGAGCTGGTCTCACCGCCCTCCCGTCGTGGCCCTGTCGGCCCTGACCCTACTCGTCGCGCCGCTGGCCCTCGACGGCTTCGAGCGGCTGCGCGACCGGATGGCCGCACTCTCGTCGATCTCGCATCGGCCCGATCGGGCGGGGCTGCGGTACGGCCCGTTCGAGCGGAACGTGCTGGACCTCTGGCTCCCAACCGGCCCGCTCGTGGGACCTCCCCGCCCGGCCCCGGTCGTGATCTTCTTCCACGGCGGCGGATTCCTGGGGGGCGACAAGTCGAGCGTGCCGGCGTGGCTGATCCGGCGCTGCCGGGAGCGTGGGATCGCAGTGGCCTCGGCCAACTACCGGTTCTCGCGCCAGGCCCCGTACCCCGCGCCGATGCGCGACGGCGGCCGCGCCGTCCAGTACCTGCGTGAGCATGCGGTCGAGCTGGGGATCGACGGCGACCGCATCGCCGGCTCGGGGAACTCGGCGGGGGCGGGGATCGTCCTCTGGCTGGCCTTCCATCCCGACCTGGCGGACCCCTCGGACCCGGATCCGGTCGCTCGGCGGTCGTCCCGCCTCGCCTGCACGGCCGTCATCGGCGCGCAGACCTCGTACGACCCCCGGTTCATCAAGCAGCGGATCGGCGGGAGGGCCGCCGATCACGTCGCGATCCGGCCGTTCTTCGGGCTCGCGCCGGGGGCGGATCTGAACGACCCGGCCCTCGATGCGCTCTATCGAGACGCCTCGCCTTTGACCCACGTCGGGCCGGGGGCGCCGCCGGCGTTCCTGGCCTACTCCGAGCCCAGGGCGCCGCTCTCCGAGGACGACCCGCCGGGCCGTGGGATCCACCATCCCGAATTCGGCGTCGCGCTCAAGGAGCGGCTCGACCCGATGGGGATCGAGTGCGTTCTGGTCCACGACGACGACTACCGCGATCGTCCCGACCCCGAGGACGGCGTGCCGCGCGACTTCGTCGCGTTCCTCGCCCGCCGCCTGGGGCTTTGA
- the solA gene encoding N-methyl-L-tryptophan oxidase, producing the protein MESLVARNVIVGAGAVGSAAAYHLSRRGEPVVLVEQFGLGHARGSSHGAARITRHSYADPDSARLMPAAFRAWRELEADAARAFYVSTGGASFGPPGVGYVDRVAANLAELDVPHRTMTGDAWNAAQPTFTLPADYEVVFEPDAGVLAAARAQEAMIELARRSPSTRILAETPIRRIDLEGERPVVVADGLTIEAERLILAAGSWIGRLVPELAPTLRPTRQQVLYFRPRDPSPFQVGRFPTFIHMGRTSDEAFYGMPEFLGTGVKVARHDGPDADPDAPDSTITDPYIALIRGFLAEHLPSLAGAEIVATETCLYTVAPDERFLVDFHPARRDVIVASPCSGHGFKFSILVGRAIADLAVAGESDAAFDVWKRRP; encoded by the coding sequence ATGGAGTCTCTCGTCGCCAGGAACGTGATCGTCGGCGCGGGGGCGGTCGGATCGGCCGCCGCCTACCACCTGTCGCGTCGGGGGGAGCCGGTCGTCCTGGTGGAGCAGTTCGGCCTCGGGCACGCACGCGGCAGCTCCCACGGCGCGGCCCGGATCACCCGCCACTCCTACGCCGATCCCGATTCCGCCCGGCTCATGCCCGCCGCCTTCCGCGCCTGGCGCGAACTGGAAGCGGACGCCGCCCGCGCGTTCTACGTCAGCACCGGGGGCGCCTCGTTCGGCCCGCCGGGGGTCGGCTACGTCGACCGGGTCGCCGCCAATCTCGCCGAACTCGACGTCCCGCATCGCACGATGACCGGCGACGCCTGGAACGCCGCCCAGCCTACCTTTACGCTCCCGGCGGATTATGAGGTCGTCTTCGAGCCCGACGCCGGCGTCCTCGCCGCCGCCAGGGCCCAGGAGGCGATGATCGAGCTGGCCCGACGCAGCCCGTCCACGCGGATCCTGGCCGAGACGCCGATCCGCCGGATCGACCTGGAAGGCGAACGGCCGGTGGTCGTCGCCGACGGGCTGACGATCGAGGCGGAGCGGCTGATCCTGGCGGCCGGCTCGTGGATCGGCCGGCTCGTCCCGGAACTCGCCCCGACGCTCCGCCCCACCCGCCAGCAGGTCCTCTACTTCCGCCCCCGGGACCCATCCCCATTCCAGGTCGGTCGGTTCCCGACCTTCATCCACATGGGGAGGACGTCGGACGAGGCGTTCTACGGCATGCCCGAGTTCCTGGGGACGGGCGTCAAGGTGGCGCGGCACGACGGCCCCGACGCCGATCCGGACGCGCCGGACTCGACGATCACCGACCCTTACATCGCCCTGATCCGAGGCTTCCTGGCGGAGCACCTCCCCTCGCTGGCCGGGGCCGAGATCGTCGCCACCGAAACGTGCCTCTACACCGTGGCGCCCGACGAGCGATTCCTCGTCGACTTCCACCCGGCCCGCCGCGACGTGATCGTCGCCAGCCCTTGCAGCGGGCACGGCTTCAAGTTCTCGATCCTCGTCGGCCGCGCGATCGCCGACCTGGCGGTCGCCGGCGAGTCCGACGCCGCCTTCGACGTCTGGAAGCGTAGACCCTGA
- a CDS encoding alpha/beta hydrolase — MTTRLRTTTLLAAILATWATSALADDPIPPPLKAYLDAEAGRLAARPLLGVQTADEWKARRPEFQRRLRDMLGLDPLPPRTDVKPEVRGVVERPDFVVERLVFQSSPGLYVTGNLYRPKVVEKPLPAVLYVCGHANVEKDGVIYGNKAHYQHHAAWFAANGYVCLVLDTLQLGEVPGLHHGTYREGMWWWQSRGYTPAGVEVWNGIRALDYLTSRPEVDPERLGVTGRSGGGAISWYLGAVDDRLKVVVPVAGITDLHDHLIAGNPKVAHPAGVVDGHCDCMYFVNTDQWDHTMLAALVAPRALLVANTDVDPIFPEAGVRRIFQQLETVYGWYGAREKLDLVVGKGGHVDTPEIRHPAFAWFERWFKGDSAQSLAAIQEPDRAVPIELLKVLEPRKPLPANVNDTVHESFIPLAAAPPVPKDQAEWEALKATWRQALEARCFAGDAPNADAPVVVDRPYQSRSGGETTEIAKHGLAVTAYDYWIEAQPERKLRIWMFHEPGRATPTGGVELVVLTPEDWENYGPLIDAFEDKDGDPSTLPGFAATEFAALKARPEGSPRLALVAPTGVGRTAWPKSKDVSVRRRFGLLGQTVDGVRVLDVRRAVRCMTPSDGKPLTLVGRGEAAALALWAAAFRDDVSKLVLIDPPATVRDGPAFLNLGRILDMPQAVALLFPKDVRIVGSPAAYWEWPRTLAERLGAAKPWPEIAP, encoded by the coding sequence ATGACGACCCGCCTCCGAACGACGACGCTCCTCGCCGCGATCCTGGCGACGTGGGCGACTTCCGCCCTGGCCGACGATCCGATCCCGCCGCCGCTGAAGGCCTACCTCGACGCCGAGGCGGGCCGCCTCGCCGCGCGGCCGCTGCTCGGCGTCCAGACGGCCGACGAGTGGAAGGCGCGACGCCCCGAGTTCCAGCGCCGGCTCCGCGACATGCTGGGCCTCGACCCGCTCCCCCCGCGCACCGACGTCAAGCCCGAGGTCCGGGGCGTCGTCGAGCGTCCGGACTTCGTCGTCGAGCGGCTCGTCTTCCAGTCGTCGCCCGGCCTGTACGTCACGGGGAACCTGTACCGGCCCAAGGTCGTCGAGAAGCCGCTGCCGGCGGTGCTCTACGTCTGCGGCCACGCCAACGTCGAGAAAGACGGCGTGATCTACGGCAACAAGGCCCATTACCAGCACCACGCCGCCTGGTTCGCCGCCAACGGCTACGTCTGCCTGGTGCTGGACACCCTCCAGCTCGGCGAGGTCCCCGGCCTCCACCACGGCACGTATCGCGAGGGGATGTGGTGGTGGCAGTCGCGCGGCTACACCCCGGCAGGCGTCGAGGTCTGGAACGGCATCCGGGCGCTCGACTACCTGACCTCCCGCCCCGAGGTCGATCCCGAACGCCTGGGCGTCACCGGCCGGTCCGGGGGCGGGGCGATCTCGTGGTACCTGGGCGCGGTGGACGACCGCCTCAAGGTCGTCGTCCCCGTCGCCGGGATCACCGACCTGCACGACCACCTGATCGCCGGCAATCCCAAGGTCGCCCACCCGGCGGGGGTCGTCGACGGCCATTGCGACTGCATGTACTTCGTGAACACCGACCAGTGGGACCACACGATGCTCGCGGCGCTCGTCGCCCCCAGGGCGCTTCTGGTCGCGAACACCGACGTCGATCCGATCTTCCCCGAGGCCGGCGTGCGGCGGATCTTCCAGCAGTTGGAGACCGTCTACGGCTGGTACGGCGCCCGCGAGAAGCTCGACCTCGTCGTCGGCAAGGGGGGCCACGTCGACACTCCCGAGATCCGACACCCCGCCTTCGCCTGGTTCGAACGCTGGTTCAAGGGCGATTCGGCGCAGTCCCTCGCCGCGATCCAGGAACCCGACCGCGCCGTGCCGATCGAGCTTCTCAAGGTCCTGGAGCCCAGGAAGCCCCTCCCGGCCAACGTCAACGACACGGTGCACGAGTCGTTCATCCCCCTCGCCGCCGCGCCCCCGGTCCCGAAGGACCAGGCCGAGTGGGAGGCCCTCAAGGCGACCTGGCGGCAGGCCCTGGAGGCACGATGCTTCGCCGGCGACGCGCCGAACGCAGACGCGCCCGTCGTCGTCGATCGTCCCTATCAATCGCGCTCCGGGGGCGAAACGACCGAGATCGCGAAGCACGGATTGGCGGTCACGGCGTACGACTACTGGATCGAGGCGCAGCCGGAACGGAAGCTGCGCATCTGGATGTTCCACGAGCCTGGCCGCGCCACGCCCACGGGCGGGGTCGAGCTGGTCGTGCTGACGCCCGAGGATTGGGAGAACTACGGACCGCTCATCGACGCCTTCGAGGACAAGGACGGCGACCCCTCCACACTTCCCGGGTTCGCGGCGACCGAGTTCGCGGCGCTCAAGGCGCGGCCCGAGGGTAGCCCTCGTCTCGCCCTCGTCGCGCCGACGGGCGTCGGCCGGACCGCCTGGCCGAAGTCGAAGGACGTGTCGGTCCGCCGCCGCTTCGGACTGCTCGGCCAGACCGTGGACGGCGTCCGCGTGCTCGACGTCCGCCGGGCCGTCCGCTGCATGACCCCATCGGACGGCAAGCCCCTGACCCTCGTCGGGCGGGGCGAGGCCGCGGCCCTCGCCCTCTGGGCGGCGGCGTTCCGGGACGACGTCTCGAAGCTCGTCCTGATCGACCCGCCGGCGACCGTCCGCGACGGCCCGGCCTTCCTCAACCTGGGCCGCATCCTCGACATGCCCCAGGCCGTCGCCTTGCTCTTCCCGAAAGACGTGCGGATCGTCGGCTCCCCCGCCGCCTACTGGGAGTGGCCCCGCACGCTGGCCGAACGACTTGGCGCGGCGAAGCCCTGGCCGGAGATCGCGCCCTGA
- the hisS gene encoding histidine--tRNA ligase — translation MIDPRVASGLRDLLPAVMIPRERILQTFRETFASFGFVPIETPHIERMEVLTGKGAGSDEVLRQIFEVTNKGGTPGELALRFDLTVPLARFVARHMDEVGVPFKRYAIGSVFRGERPAKGRFREFVQCDFDTIGTDSRLADAETAQMIHAALAAADVPPFTITLNNRKILDGLLETLDLSDRSGLVLRSLDKLAKIGRDGVATELQRPAEAAGAGLDADQAARILDYAEAGRGDAGVLDAAESALGSNARAAEGIAGLRTIVHLLEAGGVPKDRLAIDLGLARGLDYYTGVVFETTVDGWEKFGSIASGGRYDDLASLYTNRRLPGVGASIGLDRLLALLEEAGALKAATSTAPVLIANFPGTDPAVAVRLAARLRKAGVGCEIYPEPIQVGKQMGYGSKHGYKLAVIVGPDEVAAEVFNLRSLETRHEDKGLAWSVLEDSVRGALEVLDNGRLPS, via the coding sequence ATGATCGACCCCCGGGTGGCCAGCGGGCTGCGAGACCTGCTCCCCGCCGTCATGATCCCCCGCGAGCGGATCTTGCAGACGTTTCGAGAGACCTTCGCGTCCTTCGGCTTCGTGCCGATCGAGACCCCGCACATCGAGCGGATGGAGGTCCTCACCGGCAAGGGGGCCGGCTCCGACGAGGTGCTGCGGCAGATCTTCGAGGTCACGAACAAGGGGGGCACGCCCGGCGAGCTGGCCCTGCGGTTCGACCTGACCGTGCCGCTGGCCCGGTTCGTCGCCCGGCACATGGACGAGGTCGGCGTACCGTTCAAGCGGTACGCCATCGGGTCGGTGTTCCGGGGCGAGCGCCCGGCCAAGGGCCGGTTCCGCGAGTTCGTCCAGTGCGACTTCGACACGATCGGCACCGACAGCCGGCTCGCCGACGCCGAGACCGCGCAGATGATCCACGCCGCCCTCGCCGCCGCCGACGTCCCGCCGTTCACGATCACGCTCAACAACCGCAAGATCCTCGACGGCCTCCTGGAGACGCTGGACCTCTCCGATCGGTCGGGGCTGGTCCTGCGCTCGCTCGACAAGCTCGCCAAGATCGGCCGCGACGGCGTCGCGACGGAGCTGCAACGCCCCGCCGAGGCGGCGGGCGCGGGGCTCGACGCCGACCAGGCCGCGCGGATCCTGGACTACGCCGAGGCCGGTCGCGGCGACGCCGGGGTGCTCGACGCCGCCGAGTCGGCGCTGGGCTCGAACGCCAGGGCCGCGGAAGGGATCGCCGGCCTTCGCACGATCGTCCACCTCCTGGAAGCCGGCGGCGTGCCCAAAGACCGGCTGGCGATCGACCTCGGCCTGGCCCGAGGGCTCGACTACTACACCGGCGTCGTCTTCGAGACGACCGTGGACGGCTGGGAGAAGTTCGGCAGCATCGCCTCGGGCGGCCGGTACGACGACCTGGCGAGCCTCTACACGAACCGCCGACTCCCCGGCGTCGGGGCCTCGATCGGCCTCGACCGGCTGCTGGCCCTGCTCGAGGAGGCCGGGGCGCTGAAGGCGGCCACGTCGACCGCGCCGGTCCTGATCGCCAACTTCCCGGGGACCGACCCGGCGGTGGCGGTCCGGCTGGCCGCGAGGCTCCGGAAGGCCGGGGTCGGCTGCGAGATCTACCCGGAGCCGATCCAGGTGGGCAAGCAGATGGGCTACGGTTCCAAGCACGGCTACAAGCTGGCCGTGATCGTCGGTCCCGACGAGGTCGCCGCGGAGGTCTTCAACCTCCGCTCGCTGGAGACGCGGCACGAGGACAAGGGGCTGGCGTGGTCGGTCCTCGAAGACTCGGTGCGAGGGGCCCTGGAAGTCCTCGACAACGGGAGGCTCCCCTCATGA
- a CDS encoding ATP phosphoribosyltransferase regulatory subunit yields MSGLPSNVNEAATAGSVATERHVGQVRGTRDRLQADYARLLGYERTLLDRFARAGYRPARTPILELSDLHERKSGAGIVGKLFEVSGAGTAGICLRPELTAGLVRAYVEAEEPPALPWRASVSGPVFRFRSTGRGLDREFVQTGVELIGAGGPAADAELIWLADWSLQALGVASPKIRVGHVGLILELLGRAGLPAAATAALVESLSEAASEGKGVHALEAALDRLTTWLGSSGTAEEAAAAFATPAAAPEPAVDRLFRHLVPDVAGRRSAGEIVGRLRRKWALEHSLHDALGKVRDLVRDLADLRGPAAEVLDRLDRRFAGLAPESTAAIRELAAMLEDHGVDLGRVELDLGFGRGIGFYTQMIFELSVDTPDGPVEVCGGGRYDGLARVLGGRDRDDRGAGFAFGLERLDQALKGAGEGGGGAIPPEVRGVLVTGGGRGLGREAAITAAFLRERLDAPVVLADPGPAAAEGYARGLGLGRIVAAGPDVEAWDLDPNAHGLRPIEGGEWLEQIRGRLAAARREVR; encoded by the coding sequence ATGAGCGGGCTCCCTTCGAACGTAAACGAAGCCGCGACGGCCGGGTCGGTCGCGACCGAACGCCACGTCGGCCAGGTCCGGGGCACGCGAGACCGGCTCCAGGCCGACTACGCACGTCTGCTCGGTTACGAGCGGACGCTGCTGGACCGTTTCGCCCGCGCCGGCTACCGCCCGGCGCGGACGCCGATTTTGGAACTCTCGGACCTGCACGAGCGCAAGAGCGGCGCGGGGATCGTCGGCAAGCTGTTCGAGGTCTCGGGCGCCGGGACGGCGGGCATCTGCCTGCGTCCCGAGCTGACCGCCGGTCTGGTGCGGGCCTACGTCGAGGCCGAGGAGCCGCCGGCGCTCCCCTGGCGGGCGAGCGTCTCCGGCCCGGTCTTCCGCTTCCGGTCCACGGGGCGGGGGCTCGACCGCGAGTTCGTGCAGACCGGCGTCGAGCTGATCGGCGCGGGGGGCCCGGCGGCCGACGCCGAGCTGATCTGGCTCGCCGACTGGTCGTTGCAGGCCCTGGGGGTCGCCTCCCCGAAGATCCGGGTCGGCCATGTCGGCCTGATCCTGGAACTTCTGGGACGGGCGGGACTGCCGGCGGCGGCGACGGCCGCGCTGGTCGAGTCGCTGAGCGAGGCCGCCAGCGAGGGGAAGGGGGTCCATGCCCTGGAGGCGGCCCTCGACCGGCTGACGACCTGGCTGGGATCGAGCGGGACGGCCGAGGAGGCCGCCGCGGCGTTCGCCACCCCGGCGGCGGCCCCCGAGCCGGCCGTCGACCGCCTGTTCCGCCACCTCGTCCCGGACGTCGCCGGCCGCCGCTCGGCCGGCGAGATCGTCGGCCGCCTGCGCCGGAAGTGGGCCCTGGAGCACTCGCTCCACGACGCCCTGGGCAAGGTCCGCGACCTGGTCCGCGACCTGGCCGACCTGCGCGGCCCCGCCGCCGAGGTCCTCGACCGGCTCGACCGCCGGTTCGCGGGGCTGGCCCCCGAATCCACGGCCGCGATCCGCGAGCTGGCCGCCATGCTGGAAGACCACGGCGTCGACCTCGGCCGGGTGGAACTCGACCTGGGCTTCGGCCGGGGGATCGGCTTCTACACCCAGATGATCTTCGAACTCTCCGTCGACACCCCCGACGGCCCCGTCGAGGTCTGCGGGGGCGGCCGGTACGACGGCCTGGCCCGCGTGCTCGGCGGTCGCGACCGCGACGACCGAGGCGCGGGGTTTGCGTTCGGACTGGAGCGGCTCGACCAGGCCCTCAAGGGGGCGGGGGAGGGCGGCGGTGGGGCGATTCCGCCGGAGGTCCGGGGCGTGCTGGTGACCGGCGGCGGCCGGGGCCTCGGCCGCGAGGCCGCGATCACGGCCGCGTTCCTCCGCGAGCGGCTCGACGCGCCCGTGGTCCTCGCCGATCCGGGGCCCGCCGCCGCCGAGGGCTACGCCCGCGGCCTCGGCCTGGGTCGGATCGTCGCCGCCGGCCCGGACGTCGAGGCCTGGGACCTGGACCCCAACGCGCACGGCCTCCGTCCGATCGAGGGGGGCGAATGGCTTGAACAGATCCGGGGTCGGCTCGCCGCGGCCCGGAGGGAAGTCCGATGA